One region of Streptococcus salivarius genomic DNA includes:
- a CDS encoding YutD family protein has translation MRKEILPEMFNYNKYPGPDFVYVADLLKSDACQFTVLENHKDALDATRFGQRFSEIMLKYDYIVGDWSNDQLRLKGFYEDERPNTRKTDRISRLSEYLREYCAFGCAYFILKNEEPQLIVFEEETEPRRKRRRSNNRRNSSQESRDRERNASQKNKGQKASAKQKPDKSKRRDRDQEGPSFEKIKRRPKFKSRSEDGGRERKPNFKKSQKQAPKSKGQNTPSKKQSQTKSDGQHFTIRKKGN, from the coding sequence ATGCGTAAAGAAATCTTGCCAGAAATGTTTAATTATAATAAATATCCAGGGCCAGACTTTGTGTATGTGGCTGATCTTCTGAAATCAGATGCCTGTCAGTTTACAGTTCTTGAAAATCACAAGGATGCTTTAGACGCTACCCGCTTTGGGCAACGTTTTTCTGAAATCATGCTCAAGTATGATTATATCGTTGGGGACTGGTCTAATGATCAGCTTCGTCTTAAGGGATTTTACGAGGACGAGCGCCCTAATACGCGTAAGACAGACCGCATTAGCCGATTATCGGAGTATTTGCGTGAATACTGTGCCTTTGGCTGTGCCTACTTTATTTTGAAAAATGAAGAGCCGCAGTTAATCGTCTTTGAAGAGGAGACGGAGCCTCGTCGCAAGCGCCGTCGTTCTAATAATCGTCGTAATTCTTCTCAGGAATCTAGAGATAGAGAGCGCAATGCTTCTCAAAAGAATAAAGGACAAAAAGCTTCTGCTAAGCAAAAGCCAGACAAGTCCAAACGAAGAGATAGGGATCAAGAGGGTCCAAGCTTTGAGAAAATCAAGCGTCGCCCTAAGTTCAAATCTAGATCCGAGGACGGTGGTCGTGAGCGTAAGCCTAACTTCAAGAAGAGTCAGAAGCAAGCTCCAAAATCTAAAGGTCAAAACACCCCATCGAAGAAACAAAGCCAGACCAAGTCAGATGGTCAGCATTTCACAATCAGAAAAAAAGGAAATTAA
- a CDS encoding Blp family class II bacteriocin, producing the protein MTTQIINNFNSLNSEDLSTVKGGACSFWGATAAVGVGAVGGAIKGGIQTGTWQGAALKGIGYGIKDGITYGLICRY; encoded by the coding sequence ATGACAACACAAATCATTAACAATTTTAACTCACTTAATTCCGAAGATCTTTCTACTGTTAAGGGTGGAGCATGTAGTTTTTGGGGAGCTACAGCTGCCGTAGGCGTCGGGGCTGTTGGAGGAGCCATTAAAGGTGGTATTCAAACAGGTACTTGGCAAGGTGCAGCCTTAAAGGGTATTGGTTATGGTATTAAAGATGGGATTACTTATGGACTTATTTGTCGTTATTAG
- a CDS encoding bifunctional metallophosphatase/5'-nucleotidase, with amino-acid sequence MKDKIRILHINDLHSHFEQYPQLKRAVDDLSQTDRELIKVDLGDNVDKSHPLSDATAGRFNVALMNELGIDYATIGNNEGIGLAKEELDCLYEQAKFQPIIGNLKDEGRQPEWAKPYLIHKTKAGTNIAFLAYTFPYYITYAPNGWQVLEPMARLEEDLARPEVRDADIVVVLSHLGVRYDEQIAETYPQVNLVIGSHTHHLFEEGKLVNETYLAAADRYGYYLGCIDLTVENGRLIECQIEAIPTKSYILDLDKEDETFIKAMREEGHRRLAQKKVANLGRELDFDETCQLVLQAVCQETHSQLTLLNTGLIMKTLGPQVTMADLQEALPHQMRMARLVVTGQELKEICQEVFTKAELLKNQAIKGMGFRGKTFGEVITGNFAYKNGNLLYNRRVVDSNEKFSLVLVDQYYFASYFPTIKEKEVTLLFPDLLRELVAKYLGKNGANWDKI; translated from the coding sequence ATGAAAGACAAGATTCGAATTCTTCATATCAATGATTTACACTCTCATTTTGAACAGTATCCACAACTCAAGCGAGCTGTGGATGATTTGAGTCAGACAGATAGAGAGCTGATTAAGGTAGATCTTGGGGACAATGTGGATAAGTCCCATCCCTTATCTGATGCGACAGCCGGGCGTTTTAATGTAGCCCTGATGAATGAGTTGGGGATAGACTATGCGACTATTGGAAATAATGAGGGGATAGGTCTGGCCAAGGAGGAGCTAGACTGTCTTTATGAGCAGGCTAAGTTTCAGCCGATCATAGGAAATCTCAAGGATGAAGGGAGACAGCCTGAATGGGCCAAACCCTATCTTATCCATAAAACTAAAGCAGGTACAAACATTGCTTTCTTGGCCTATACCTTCCCATATTACATCACCTATGCTCCCAACGGTTGGCAGGTGTTAGAGCCTATGGCTAGGTTGGAAGAGGATTTGGCTCGTCCTGAGGTAAGGGATGCAGATATAGTCGTCGTTCTTAGTCACCTAGGTGTACGTTATGATGAGCAGATTGCAGAGACTTATCCACAGGTAAATCTTGTCATCGGAAGCCACACGCATCACCTTTTTGAAGAGGGTAAATTAGTCAATGAAACCTATTTGGCAGCTGCTGACAGATATGGCTATTATCTTGGCTGTATTGACCTTACTGTGGAAAATGGGCGATTGATAGAATGTCAGATCGAGGCTATCCCCACCAAGTCCTACATCTTGGATTTAGACAAGGAGGACGAAACCTTTATCAAGGCTATGCGTGAGGAAGGCCATCGTCGTTTAGCTCAGAAAAAAGTAGCTAATCTAGGTCGAGAACTAGATTTTGATGAGACCTGTCAATTGGTTTTACAGGCTGTTTGTCAGGAGACTCATAGCCAATTAACGCTTTTAAATACTGGACTTATCATGAAAACACTAGGTCCTCAAGTGACCATGGCAGACCTGCAAGAAGCCCTTCCTCACCAGATGCGGATGGCACGTCTAGTCGTGACAGGACAAGAGCTCAAAGAAATCTGTCAGGAAGTTTTTACTAAGGCTGAACTCCTTAAAAATCAAGCTATTAAAGGTATGGGATTTAGAGGGAAGACATTTGGTGAAGTAATCACGGGGAATTTTGCTTACAAAAACGGTAATTTGTTGTATAATAGAAGGGTTGTAGATTCCAATGAGAAGTTTAGTTTGGTCCTTGTGGACCAGTACTACTTTGCTTCTTACTTCCCTACAATTAAGGAAAAGGAAGTTACTCTTCTTTTTCCAGATTTGTTAAGGGAACTTGTGGCCAAGTATTTAGGAAAAAATGGTGCCAATTGGGATAAGATATAG